Proteins encoded together in one Streptomyces sp. NBC_01216 window:
- a CDS encoding cation:proton antiporter, with the protein MSFSGKALLLIMSIAVAAPLLAYWIGRRIPVPLVIFEIALGVLIGPDVLGWAEADPLIDGLSELGLAMLIFLAGYEIEFGKVRGDTLKRSVGAWLCALALGLGLGVLLADGSFDKGVFIGVALTSTALGTVLPVLRDAGDLQGRFGSVVMAFGAVGEFGPIIAMALLLSGRNPARSAVLLGIFAALTAAAVFWALRPRPPWFSGVIAKTLHTSGQFAVRFVFLLLALMLAASETLGLDVLLGAFAAGLITRLLLTGAAPESGPAVLEKVEAVGFGFLVPVFFVVTGIEFDLDSLLDGGRTLLLLPLFLLLFLAVRGGPLWFLAPRDFARADRAGLVLYGSTALPLVVAITAIGVNDEALSAADAAALVGAAMVSVLVFPLLALKLRARAGGGKALPADAARDRVAGSESW; encoded by the coding sequence ATGTCGTTTTCGGGGAAGGCTCTGCTCCTGATCATGTCGATCGCCGTCGCGGCGCCGCTGCTGGCCTACTGGATCGGCCGCCGGATTCCCGTCCCGCTCGTCATCTTCGAGATCGCGCTCGGTGTCCTCATCGGCCCCGACGTCCTGGGCTGGGCGGAGGCGGACCCCCTGATCGACGGCCTCTCGGAACTCGGTCTCGCGATGCTGATCTTCCTCGCGGGCTACGAGATCGAGTTCGGGAAGGTCCGCGGGGACACTCTGAAACGCTCCGTCGGTGCCTGGCTGTGCGCCCTGGCCCTCGGGCTGGGCCTGGGCGTGCTCCTCGCGGACGGCTCCTTCGACAAGGGCGTCTTCATCGGGGTGGCCCTCACCAGTACGGCGCTCGGCACGGTGCTGCCCGTCCTGCGCGACGCGGGTGACCTCCAGGGCCGGTTCGGTTCGGTGGTGATGGCCTTCGGCGCGGTGGGGGAGTTCGGGCCGATCATCGCGATGGCGCTGCTGCTGAGCGGTCGCAACCCCGCTCGTTCGGCCGTACTGCTCGGGATCTTCGCCGCACTGACGGCGGCGGCGGTGTTCTGGGCGCTGCGCCCGCGCCCCCCGTGGTTCTCCGGCGTCATCGCCAAGACCCTGCACACCAGCGGACAGTTCGCCGTCCGCTTCGTCTTCCTGCTGCTCGCGCTCATGCTCGCGGCATCGGAGACGCTCGGCCTGGACGTGCTTCTCGGCGCCTTCGCGGCCGGTCTGATCACCCGTCTGCTGCTGACCGGCGCCGCCCCCGAGTCCGGTCCGGCGGTCCTGGAGAAGGTCGAGGCGGTCGGCTTCGGCTTCCTGGTGCCGGTCTTCTTCGTCGTCACCGGGATCGAGTTCGACCTCGACTCACTCCTCGACGGCGGTCGTACGCTCCTGCTCCTGCCCCTGTTCCTGCTGCTGTTCCTGGCGGTGCGCGGCGGGCCGCTGTGGTTCCTGGCACCTCGTGACTTCGCACGCGCGGACCGCGCCGGACTGGTCCTCTACGGTTCCACCGCCCTGCCGCTCGTCGTCGCCATCACCGCTATCGGGGTGAACGACGAGGCGTTGTCGGCGGCGGACGCGGCGGCTCTGGTCGGGGCCGCGATGGTGTCCGTGCTCGTCTTCCCGCTGCTGGCGCTGAAGCTCCGCGCCCGCGCCGGCGGCGGGAAGGCGCTGCCCGCAGACGCGGCGCGCGACAGGGTCGCCGGCTCGGAGTCGTGGTGA
- a CDS encoding TetR/AcrR family transcriptional regulator encodes MPEGTAEPKPRRRQARGERRIAQLLQAAANVFCTNGYTAASTNAIAREASVSPGTLYQYFPNKEAIAVELGERLLHEMREAHGQAFTPENFQLPLAELLDAVVDPLIEFNCQNPAFLALMHGSDVPGRIAEEHDELHASLLARVGDLLGQYVPELPAAERSRIADMTFVIFKGGLTLVLAAPEGPERDAIAAELKRVLLRYLDPVIRDANLTAPATRELTA; translated from the coding sequence ATGCCCGAGGGAACCGCCGAACCGAAGCCGCGGCGCCGCCAGGCACGCGGCGAACGCCGCATCGCGCAGTTGCTGCAGGCCGCCGCGAACGTCTTCTGCACGAACGGCTACACGGCGGCCAGCACCAACGCGATCGCCCGCGAGGCGAGCGTCTCCCCCGGCACGCTCTACCAGTACTTCCCGAACAAGGAGGCGATCGCCGTCGAGCTCGGCGAGCGCCTGCTGCACGAGATGCGCGAGGCGCACGGCCAGGCGTTCACCCCGGAGAACTTCCAGCTGCCGCTGGCCGAGCTGCTGGACGCGGTCGTCGACCCGCTGATCGAGTTCAACTGCCAGAACCCGGCCTTCCTCGCCCTGATGCACGGTTCCGACGTGCCCGGCCGGATCGCCGAGGAGCACGACGAGCTGCACGCCTCGCTCCTCGCCCGGGTCGGCGACCTGCTCGGCCAGTACGTGCCCGAGCTGCCCGCAGCGGAGCGGTCCCGGATCGCCGACATGACGTTCGTGATCTTCAAGGGCGGACTCACCCTGGTGCTCGCCGCGCCGGAGGGACCCGAGCGCGACGCCATCGCCGCGGAGCTGAAGCGGGTCCTGCTGCGCTACCTCGACCCGGTCATCCGCGACGCCAACCTGACGGCTCCGGCCACGCGGGAGCTCACCGCCTGA
- a CDS encoding MMPL family transporter: protein MAEVKNPGSARGGGWTRFVTARPRLSLLVALVITALAVLAGSGVGDHMGSGGWEDPDAESTYATQVLEREFPASQPNLLLLLDAGAPGVDDPSVTAEARRTVERLAAEPGVSGVGSYWATGSPALRSADGRQAVIAARIEGEEKEAGEILQRIAPAFRGTHGPVEVTVGGPLAVRHEMQTVIQEDLLRAELIALPVTLVLLVMVFGSAVAALLPLGVGIVAILGTNAVLRGITELTDVSVFAQNLTTALGLGLAIDYALFVVRRFREELAAGADTRTAVGVTLRTAGRTVLFSSLTVAVSLAAMLVFPQYFLRSFAYAGIAVVMLAAAAALILLPAALMLLGDRINAFDLRRLLRRRATARSDGGEGTERAGAAATGGGAGWARTAALVMRRAPVFAVATTAGLVLLGLPFLGVKFGTADDRQLPAASESRVVQDQLRDGFPGNPGGGLIVLAEGAATPGEYADYRGRIERLPGVERVDGPVASGDGAYFTVVPKGEAVGEDAQRVVGEIRSAQAPFDTSVTGTAAVLTDSKNAIAERLPWAAAIIVVVTLILVFLLTGSVLIPVQAVVLNALSLTAMFGAVVWVFQEGHLSGALGFTATGDIETTLPVLMFCVAFGLSMDYGVFLLSRIKEEYDATGDHEHSVRFGLQRTGGLITAAAAILAVVMVAIGTSRVTNTKMLGLGVALAVLMDAMVVRSLLVPAVMKLTGRLTWWAPGPLRRFHDRFGISEGGDASPEEPKVLADAAAGAGEPARDREPVG from the coding sequence ATGGCCGAAGTCAAGAACCCGGGATCCGCCCGCGGCGGGGGGTGGACCCGGTTCGTCACGGCCCGGCCGCGCCTCTCGCTGCTGGTCGCCCTGGTGATCACGGCGCTCGCCGTCCTCGCGGGCAGCGGGGTCGGCGATCACATGGGCAGCGGCGGCTGGGAGGACCCCGACGCCGAATCCACGTACGCCACCCAGGTGCTGGAACGGGAGTTCCCCGCCTCGCAGCCCAATCTGCTGCTCCTGCTCGACGCGGGGGCGCCCGGGGTCGACGACCCGTCCGTCACCGCGGAGGCCCGGCGGACGGTCGAGCGCCTCGCCGCCGAGCCGGGCGTGAGCGGCGTCGGCTCCTACTGGGCCACCGGATCGCCGGCCCTGCGCTCCGCGGACGGCCGGCAGGCCGTGATCGCCGCCCGGATCGAAGGGGAGGAGAAGGAAGCCGGTGAGATCCTCCAGCGGATCGCCCCCGCCTTCCGCGGGACGCACGGCCCGGTCGAGGTGACCGTCGGCGGGCCCCTCGCCGTACGGCACGAGATGCAGACGGTCATCCAGGAGGACCTGCTGCGCGCCGAGCTGATCGCCCTGCCGGTGACACTCGTGCTTCTTGTCATGGTCTTCGGAAGCGCCGTCGCCGCCCTGCTGCCGCTGGGCGTCGGCATCGTCGCCATCCTCGGCACCAACGCGGTGCTGCGCGGGATCACCGAACTCACCGACGTGTCGGTGTTCGCGCAGAACCTGACCACGGCGCTCGGGCTGGGACTCGCGATCGACTACGCCCTGTTCGTGGTCCGCCGCTTCCGTGAGGAGCTCGCCGCCGGAGCCGACACCCGCACCGCGGTGGGAGTCACCCTGCGCACCGCCGGGCGCACGGTCCTGTTCTCCTCGCTGACCGTGGCCGTCTCGCTCGCCGCCATGCTGGTCTTCCCGCAGTACTTCCTGCGTTCCTTCGCCTACGCCGGTATCGCGGTGGTGATGCTGGCCGCGGCGGCGGCGCTCATCCTGCTGCCCGCGGCGCTGATGCTGCTCGGCGACCGGATCAACGCCTTCGACCTGCGCCGGCTCCTCCGGCGCCGCGCGACCGCGAGGAGCGACGGAGGCGAGGGAACCGAGCGGGCGGGGGCCGCGGCCACCGGCGGCGGAGCGGGCTGGGCCCGCACGGCGGCACTCGTGATGCGGCGGGCTCCGGTCTTCGCCGTGGCCACCACCGCCGGTCTTGTGCTGCTGGGGCTCCCCTTCCTGGGAGTGAAGTTCGGTACGGCCGACGACCGGCAGCTGCCCGCCGCCTCCGAGTCGAGGGTGGTGCAGGACCAGCTGCGCGACGGCTTCCCGGGCAATCCGGGCGGCGGGCTGATCGTGCTCGCCGAAGGAGCGGCCACACCCGGCGAGTACGCCGACTACCGCGGGCGCATCGAGCGGCTGCCCGGTGTCGAGCGGGTCGACGGGCCGGTCGCCTCCGGTGACGGTGCCTACTTCACCGTGGTGCCGAAGGGCGAGGCCGTCGGCGAGGACGCGCAGCGCGTGGTGGGTGAGATCCGGTCGGCGCAAGCCCCCTTCGACACCTCCGTGACCGGCACGGCGGCCGTGCTGACCGACTCCAAGAACGCCATAGCCGAGCGGCTGCCCTGGGCGGCGGCGATCATCGTCGTGGTCACGCTCATCCTGGTCTTCCTGCTCACCGGCAGCGTGCTGATCCCGGTCCAGGCCGTCGTCCTCAACGCCCTCAGCCTCACGGCGATGTTCGGCGCGGTCGTCTGGGTCTTCCAGGAGGGTCATCTGTCCGGAGCGCTCGGTTTCACCGCCACGGGGGACATCGAGACGACGCTGCCGGTCCTGATGTTCTGCGTCGCCTTCGGACTGTCCATGGACTACGGCGTCTTCCTGCTCTCCCGCATCAAGGAGGAGTACGACGCCACGGGCGACCACGAGCACTCCGTCCGCTTCGGCCTCCAGCGCACCGGCGGACTGATCACCGCCGCCGCGGCGATCCTCGCCGTCGTGATGGTCGCCATCGGCACCTCCCGGGTGACCAACACCAAGATGCTGGGACTCGGAGTGGCGCTCGCCGTGCTGATGGACGCCATGGTCGTGCGCAGCCTGCTGGTACCGGCGGTGATGAAGCTGACCGGGCGCCTGACCTGGTGGGCCCCGGGCCCGTTGCGCCGCTTCCACGACCGCTTCGGGATCAGTGAGGGCGGCGACGCGTCGCCGGAGGAGCCGAAGGTGCTCGCCGACGCGGCGGCCGGGGCCGGGGAGCCCGCCCGCGACCGCGAACCGGTGGGCTGA
- a CDS encoding helix-turn-helix transcriptional regulator: MTDRRLWSYKDIAAHIRVQPDTVRSYRKHGLLPPPDHVESGKPYWRPDTIRTWVANRPGNRSRRG, translated from the coding sequence ATGACCGACAGAAGGCTCTGGTCGTACAAGGACATTGCCGCGCATATCAGAGTCCAACCGGACACCGTCCGCTCCTACCGGAAGCACGGACTGCTGCCGCCGCCCGACCACGTGGAGTCGGGCAAGCCCTACTGGCGCCCGGACACCATCCGTACCTGGGTCGCCAACCGTCCGGGCAACCGGAGCCGGCGCGGCTGA
- a CDS encoding sugar phosphate isomerase/epimerase family protein, which yields MTTPSPLSRIRIGSAPDSWGVWFPDDPRQVPWRRFLDEVAGAGYRWIELGPYGYLPTDPAVLADETARRGLGVSAATVFTGLHHGPAVWEKTWAHVAENASLAQAMGAGHLVVIPSFWRDDKTGAVLEDRTLSAAQWRWLTELTERLGREVRERYGLRIVFHPHADTHVDTEENVARFLDATDPDLVSLCLDTGHYAYCGGDSVRLIETYGERIGYLHLKQVDPEILAGVVADEVPFGPAVARGVMCEPPGGVPALEPVLAAAQALGVELFAIVEQDMYPCPPDRPYPIATRTRRFLRSCGA from the coding sequence ATGACGACGCCGTCACCACTGTCCCGTATCCGCATCGGTTCCGCTCCCGACTCCTGGGGCGTGTGGTTTCCCGACGATCCGCGTCAGGTGCCGTGGCGGCGGTTCCTCGACGAGGTCGCGGGCGCCGGATACCGGTGGATCGAGCTCGGTCCTTACGGGTACCTGCCCACCGATCCGGCCGTCCTGGCCGACGAGACGGCCCGTCGCGGCCTCGGCGTCTCGGCCGCGACCGTCTTCACCGGGCTGCACCACGGCCCGGCGGTCTGGGAGAAGACCTGGGCCCATGTGGCCGAGAACGCCTCCCTCGCCCAGGCCATGGGCGCCGGACACCTGGTCGTCATCCCCTCCTTCTGGCGGGACGACAAGACCGGTGCGGTGCTGGAGGACCGCACGCTGAGTGCCGCACAGTGGCGGTGGCTGACGGAACTGACCGAGCGTCTGGGCCGGGAGGTCCGGGAGCGCTACGGCCTGCGGATCGTCTTCCATCCGCACGCGGACACCCATGTCGACACCGAGGAGAACGTGGCCCGCTTCCTGGACGCCACCGATCCGGACCTGGTATCGCTCTGCCTGGACACCGGGCACTACGCCTACTGCGGCGGCGACAGCGTCAGGCTGATCGAGACGTACGGGGAGCGGATCGGCTACCTGCACCTCAAGCAGGTCGACCCGGAGATCCTGGCCGGGGTCGTGGCGGACGAGGTGCCGTTCGGGCCGGCGGTGGCGCGGGGAGTGATGTGCGAACCGCCCGGCGGGGTGCCGGCCCTGGAACCGGTGCTCGCCGCGGCGCAGGCCCTGGGCGTCGAGCTCTTCGCCATCGTGGAGCAGGACATGTACCCGTGCCCACCGGACCGGCCGTATCCGATCGCGACGCGCACCCGCCGCTTCCTGCGCTCCTGCGGCGCCTGA